Within Labrys wisconsinensis, the genomic segment CGCCCCCTCCCCCGCCAGGCCGGGCGTCAGGCCCATCTCGCAGCGGCCGGCATGCCGGCCGCAATAGTCCGCCGAGCGCTCGCGCACGTAGTCGAGCAGCTCCTGGTTGGAGATCACGCCGTCGTGGTTCAAGTCGGCGAGACCCTTTTCGATGCCGTCGGCAAAGGCGGCGGTGAAAACGCCATGATAGTCCGGACCGGCGTCCTCGTCGATGAGGGCGAGCTGGGTCGGCGAGACCGCGGACCAGGTGACGAGGTCGATGCCGGCGGGCGGCGGCGGCGGATCGGCGGCCGCCTGCTTCTCCTCGGCCACGGCGGCCTCGACCACGATGGAGCGCGTCGTCCCCTCGATCTGCGGCGAGCGGGCGGCGGGATTGCCGCCCCCCGAGGCTGCCTCGACGGTGATGGCGCGCGTCACGGTGCCGGACTGGGAGGAATCGATCACGGCCGTCACGTGCCGGCCGGCCAGCGCGGCGAAGGCCGCATCCATCTCGTCGGCCGTGAGCATGCCGCCGAAGCTGAGATCCGTGCCGCTGCCCTTGGGAACGACGTCGAAAGGCAGCAGGGCCTGCCGCGCCTTGCCGTCCTGCCGGGAAAAATAGCCCTGGCCGGCATAGTAGAAGAACACCCGCTCGCCGGGCTTGGCGCCGCCGAGCCAAGTGCGCAGGCCGTCCAGCACCGCCGCCTTGGTGGCCGCGCCGTCGCGCAGCACCTTGATGTCGCCGCCCCCGTAGCCCAGCGCGCCGGTGAGCATGCCCTGGATGCGCGCCGCGTCGGCGGCGGAGGCGCCGGCGAGGCGGAAGCTCAGCCGCGCGTCCTGGTAGGTGTCGAGCGCGACGACCAGCGCGCGGTCGGCGCGGGCCGGCGAAGCCAGGCCGAGCAGGCCGAGGCCGGCGGCCAGACACAGGCTCGCGGCGCGGACCAGGCGCCCGACCGGCGCGGCGCCGCGGCGCGTCCCGGGAGCTGCGAGCCCGCCCTCGCGGCGGCGGCCGATCCGGCCCGGGCGCGTGTTCATGCTATCCTCCGCCGCTGGTGAAGACGTCGGCGATGCCGACCGAGACGGCCTGGCCCGAAAGGGCGTTCTTCAGCACGTCCGGCAGGTCGGCGGCCGCCTGCGGGCTGGTCAGCCCCTTCAGTGCGGCGTGCAACTCGTCCAGCGGCTGGTCCGACAGGATGGCGATCAGATGCTCTGAGCCGAAGGGCGGGTCCCTGACCTGCAGCGGCAGCGCGAAGCTGCGCCCCCGCCAGTCCTGGTCGTGCTCGGCCTTGGAGACGGGGTAGAGGAACTCGACCTTGCCGTTCGGCGGCAGGTTGAACAGCGTCATGTAGGGGTGCGGCGACTGGCCCAGGGCCACAGCGAGCTTCTCGCCGCGCCGATAGGTTCGCGGCCCGCTGGCGACCTCGAAGGGCAGCGCGCTCGTGGTGGCGGCCTTGAGCATGGCGATGGCCCGCCACTTGGCGACGATGCCGGGCAGGCCGT encodes:
- a CDS encoding DUF4384 domain-containing protein, coding for MNTRPGRIGRRREGGLAAPGTRRGAAPVGRLVRAASLCLAAGLGLLGLASPARADRALVVALDTYQDARLSFRLAGASAADAARIQGMLTGALGYGGGDIKVLRDGAATKAAVLDGLRTWLGGAKPGERVFFYYAGQGYFSRQDGKARQALLPFDVVPKGSGTDLSFGGMLTADEMDAAFAALAGRHVTAVIDSSQSGTVTRAITVEAASGGGNPAARSPQIEGTTRSIVVEAAVAEEKQAAADPPPPPAGIDLVTWSAVSPTQLALIDEDAGPDYHGVFTAAFADGIEKGLADLNHDGVISNQELLDYVRERSADYCGRHAGRCEMGLTPGLAGEGAALKVAARNPVTGTAPPDLQAGDALNTGKITPQKVMDILGARPSDDVRLEQIPRSPVRLGTQDIRFRVTSGHDGFLVLLSVSDEGEVVQLFPNAISDKRAKDGRILAGHAVTVPDPSYGMRFDATSVTKGTVLALVAVDPLKLSRKFVTRQIQVIPQDEVNASLLPELAQSLATPAGAETVQENTKPVGRSLATLPYEIIP